The genomic region ATTTAATCCTGACTCTGAATCTTCAGTTGCATAATTTTGTATTCCATTATCTAAGACATACTGTAAGATCCAtcatacattttcattaatcttATACAGAGCGTGCTTAACAGCTTGCAATTTTCCTTCATTCTGCTACTTCTGATTATTTCCCATTAGCATGATTATTCACTATCTTTATTACCTTTATGCAGTTagtatttctctctcttgtgaGTGGGCTGAATCCTCCATAAGTAGTCATATAAATTACATCAATGGGGGATCTAGCTCCAAGTATACTAACAGGAGAGAGTTGAGATGTCATCTTTAAGACCTACCCTCTGTAGAGGAAGGATGAAGTATAAATTTAACTAAGGCTGTCCCAGGCTGTCCTCTTATGTTCAAGAAAAAGTCTGCACCACCGCATGGCTCTGACTTGTTCCCTTGCTACCCTTCCTGCCTCAGACACCCTGCAGGACCTCTAGAAAGACCTCAAAGCATAATCccccttctctctgcctcttgatttggaaagaaaaagccagtaAGTCATTTCAGTATGTGTTTCCACTGGCACCCAGGTATGGACTCATCAATTGGTCCCAGCTTATCTGCTCGTGTGGCAAGTATTCAATGTGCACAGTTCATCCTCGCTGTGTCACCAATACCTTCCATGGCCAAGTTAGGACTAGTGACAACTTAGTCTGTAAAGAGTATCCATCTATGAAAAATCTGATATCAGGAGTACAACATATTTTAGCTCCAATTCAATGTATGAGGCAAATCATTGTGCTCTTGGAGGAACCTACATGTTCAAGCTGCCCTTAGTTACACATAATTACCTGTACTGCAAGTAAGGGATATGTGGCACTTAACTACAAAGGTAACTTACCCAGCAGCCAGTCTGCAGAAGTTACATATATCAGCAGGTTTTCACTGTTGTCTGTGAAAGAAATGGTAGCTTTGACCAATTAGCTCAAACTTCATCTATGTATTAGTATGAAATACTTCAAGGCTTTCTCTGTATGTTTATctagcaataagaaaaaaagtaaaatagtttGGAAAGGTAGTCACTTGAGAAGCAAAATATACTAATGTATTTAAAGACAACAGCCCAATTTTTCAGTTAGTACCGAATCTGAATTACTCCATTGACTGCCAGTTTTCAGTAGTGAGGACCTAGCACTGAGGCACACCTTCTGAGGGCTCACAGAATACATAAGGagcttttttaaacaatttttgataactttcttctctcttttgacTGTTGTGAAGCTGATggctctttttatttctccagagaagaagagaagacagaaaattacCATCTCTGGTAATTTGTATCATTACATTTCTAGTCTCCATGGAAACTTATGTGGTGCTCCACAGTTGGGTAACATTTCAGTACGTTGCAGCAGAAATCAGATGGAGGGAAGACTGGCTTCTGCACCTTGCCTGTTAATCaattaaaaatggttttgaaattatttccacatTGTGTTGCAATCACTTAGAGTAACAGTGGAAGAAATTAAAGTAATCAAATTAAGCTATTATGGCCTGATCCTACATACACCTATGCAGATAACTCTGCCCCTCAGTTTGATTCTGATAGGCATTGACATGAATTTGGAAGAATTATTTGGTTTTAGTAGGATTATATGGATTAATACTATGGAAACTGAAAGCATAATAGCAAACTGTTTGTCAAGCTGACTCTAATAAAAAGCTTGCCAGAGAGGTAGTAACAATCCccttgttttaatttatgtaagcaaagcattttgaaaatcaagAACCTTAAATCtttatctttctctgtcttcactCTTGTTCTTCCACTACTAAGGAAGAAACACATCTCAGAActgctttcctctgaaaagaTACAGTAACTTCATCTGCCCGGCTCTTCAGGatttccttgttttttattCCAAGCTTTATCAACTTGAACACAAAGGCACATAATCTTACGGGGACAGCAGAAGGTGATACAGAGAAGGAATATACAGGGAGAGACCAGTCTTTTTTTGTGACCACAGTCAACCCATGAAGAGTGAGTGCTCTCAGCCACCTACAAGTAAGTAAAGTATATAGTAATGGAAATAATGCAGCCTACTGTCAACCTGTAAATACTCCTGCATAGACATCCATGATAATAAGAAATACCTTAATTAGAGATTTTTCTAAGCATCTTAGATTTGAACAATGAAAACCCAGTATTCACTTTACAACTGCACTAAACCACAGTGGTGAAATACGGTAGTGATTTATGCTATTCACTATAACCAAACTACAAAATCTGataattttgtatgtattttgaaGGTATTTACTGCATTTGTTTCAGAATACTGGGGAGAAAATGTATGCTAGTCGAGAGGATATTGGATACGATTTTGGAGATGACTCAAAAGTGGGAAGTAAGCCAGTTAAGCCTAATCCAAACATCGATGGAGGATGGGCTTGGATGATTGtactttcctctttccttgtgCACATACTTATCATGGGGTCCCAAATGGCCCTTGGAATACTCAACATGGAATGGCTTGAAGAGTTTAACCAAAGTCGTGGCTTAACAGCATGGGTTAGCTCCCTCAGCATGGGCATTACACTTATTGTAGGTATGTTCcataatttatttccaaactACATAAATTTTTAGAATATGTTTGCCACTCATCCCTCAagtattttcttacagttttccattttattagcAGAGCTGCCCAAGTTCTCCTGAGTTGCCTTTTTAAAGTCACCAGGACAAATTTTACAAATTagagggagaaagggaacaACAGGGAAGATGACAGAGAAGACAATTACTCCAGGAGACAGCATGAGCAGGAAAGGATGCCTATGACTTCAAAGTCTCACTAGAATTAAGAAAACATATGATCTGTGAAGCTTCTGGTCCTCCCTGTAATCTATCTGGGAGGAGAAAATGTTGAATTTGGAcagtttatatttcagtttggCAGCTgaactaaaatttattttttaagttgtgATTGGATCAACCCAAAATAATATCTGGAGGGgtatgtttgtgtatatatgtacatacacactTCTGTCTCCCTAAATTAAGATTGAAAAAGTTGTGTTTAGGTCTGCCTAAAATattccactgaaaacaaaataaaatgtttactttcTAATTACTTGTGAAAAAGGCCTGCACTCCCACAGCTTTAGTATTGAGAGCAACGGTTTCAGTTTCTTACTCTGTTTAAACTGTCCCTTCTTCATGGGGCAACTTTGATTTTAGGTCCTGTGGGTATGTGCTAAGTATTTGGTCAGTTgattgaatttttctttctacaattttaaacagtaatgagaaaataaactgaattgCATGAGTAGCCTGATgtttaacattttgtttaaaacattaagaatcttcatgtgaaaaatattaaagagtgtagagaattaaataaataatttataattttttcatggtttttaacAGGTCCTTTCATTGGTTTATTCATCAGCATGTGTGGGTGCCGCAAGACAGCTATAATTGGAGGGATATTGAATGCCCTAGGTTGGATATTGAGTGCTTATGCCTCAAATGTGCACTACCTCTTCCTTACTTTTGGAGTGACAGCCGGTAAGAGCTGTACTAACGTTTGAAAGttctttcagtcatttttgATTCCTTTGAAGGTTACCTGTGTGAGTAAACAGGGAAGTTAGACTGTAAAGTTATTCCAGCTTTTCCTTCACTCTTTACAGCCTGttaacttttcagaaaacttacTTATTTACTCTGTGGATTGGGCCCAATGACTTTTGTTGTCATTTAAGTCTGCCATGTGAAGATGGTGTTTTTATCACTTTCTCCCAAGTGAATGTATTACAGGACATTTTCAGTTAGAAGAATTAATGTAACCCAAACTCTAACGAGTAGAATTGAAAGATGATAAAACACTGTTGAATTACATATCTAGCTAACTAACTCCTCCCTTTGTCacaggaagaaacagcaaatgttttctaCAGGAGTTGCTTCACATTAATAAAGTACCAGATTATGATAACTATGTACTGCTTCAAAACCCATTTTAAAGGGCATTGTGGGTTCCTGCTGGTAGGCAGCTAAGCTTGACACAGCTGCTCGCTTACTctcctgcagtgggatggggcagagaaacagaagggtGAAAGTGAGATACGAGTTTAAtatgtaaagcaaaagctgcatgcacaagcaaagcaaaataaggaattcattcactacttcccatgggcaggcaggtgtttagccatttccaggaaagcagggcttcatcatgTGTAACCATTACTGCGGAAGACAAATGCCACAACTCCGAATatgctcccttcctccttctttcccccagttttattgctgagcaagacgtcatatggtatggggtgtccctttggtcagttggggtcacTTGTCCCactgtgtcctctcccagcttcttgtgcaccctcAGCCCACTCACTGGCGGGGCCAcgtgagaaacagaaaagcccTTGATGCTGTATAAGTACTGtccagcaacagctaaaacgtccctgtgttatcaacagtgTTTGGGTCACAAATGCAAACCATAGCACCATATGAGCTactatggagaaaattaactctatcccagcctcAATAGCATACCCATACCATAGATTTCAGTCATATAAATTCCTGAACAACAAACAATAATTACAGGCAGGGTTCCACCCTTTTTGGAATTTCTGTTTCCATATATATTGAATATAATCAAGCAGACAGGAATCTACACACTCTTTCTCTCAGcccttgctgcttttcagaaagagcATACACAAAATATCAGCCAAAAGGCAGAGATTATGCAGAGAATTTAAAGAGGGATGAAAGTCATATTCTGAGAAAAAATCCGAGGCAAGTTTTTACATGAGGTGAAGAAGTGAGATGCTGTTGCATGAGTAATTCTGGCCAGAAAACCGGTGTAGAGGTGCCTGAGATGCCCTCGGCCACCATCTCCTCACGCACCGTGCCTGCACTCATGATCCCCTCACTCACCCATCGCCTCAGCCCCCGTCCACTCACACCCCGCCTTGCTCACAGTCACCTCACTCACTGCCGCCTCAGGGAAGTTTCTTTCATGTTCTCATGGCTGCTAGATGTAAGACTGCTGTTCACTTACGGTGGCTGCCTCCTGCTGCGGTCACTTCTGGGCCTCCATGCAGGGCTTGTGGGCTTACTGATGGCTCCTGTTCTCCCCGTTGGTGACCCGCCTTTCCAGATGCCCTCACACAGTACGTCCCTACGATCCCAAGCTTGTTCCCCCAGCCGCAGCCACCCTGCCGCCTCAGCTCCTCTTTCCCAAAGTGCCCCTCACCTCAGCGTggttcccctcccccagctcctcACAGCCTTGTCCCCTCACCTACTGGCCGATAGCTTCATCTCAGCTCCACGGGCTCTCCTCTCCGCGGCAGCAGTGGAGGGGGGGCAGAGGAGACTTCTCCCCCATCAACCGtcccggggagccccggggTGGGCGCCTGGAGCCGGTGGCAGCAGGGAGTCCCCGTGGGCTGGGGGGCAAAATGCCCCCTGAGGCCCCGcgcggggggctgggggaggagagcagagccggccctgccgccgccgcggtGTAGGGTGACAAATCTGTGAGGGAAAGAGTGGCGAGGCCTGTGGCCCCTGTGTTTACCTGTGAAGGTGGCATGCCTTTGCATGTAATTAGACTACATTTTGCTATGTAGCCCACAGAATGAAAAGATAAGAcgaaacaattttaaaaacgTCTTGCTTCTCGGGATGCGCAGGGAAGCGCGGTAAACGCTAACGCAAGCACGAGCCTGGGCTGTTTTTTCACAGCAGTCAACAGCAGGCTGGTGTCTGAGGAAGCAGGCAGTCTTCTGGGGGGCAGAGAGATTTCCTTCGAGTTTGTggctgggtttggggagggagaccttgtacaaaataaaaacctgatcATGTATTTGcataatagaaataaatacttctaaCAGGCGAAACAGGTACACTGCTGTGATGTtgaggtgcttttttttcaggctttgatGGAATGAATAACTGCTCTTTCCCCAATCTAGCTGTAGCTAGATCATGCTGTAGCTGCATGTAGCTATGTTATCAGCTATTTAGGAAAACTTTTAAGCCCAAAACACTCTTCTAAATTACAATCAGTGAATTTGAAAGCATCTTCTGCATATACCTCTTCTGGTCCAAATCCCCTCTGTCAGGAATTTGCTGTGAGAAAAACTGGGCAACTTTTGCCTTTAATGATGTGTTTGCACATCTCTCAACACTTTCTACTGTACCATTAATACCCTGTTTTTTAACAAGTGAGGGGTTTTCTACAAAATTAGAGATCTGCCTTTTAAGGATATGCCTGTGCAGCTACTGTGTGGCCCTCCCCTGGAGTGCCCAAAGAGAAACCTGGAAGCCACCCAAGGTCCCACCACCAGGCTAACATCCCGTGCAGTCTCCTGAAACTTACCTCACGGTCACTGTGGCTCCACAGTTACAAAGCAAGGACAAAAACTCAGTCTGGATCTTCCTTGCTGGTGAACTTAGGCAAAAGCAACAAGATGGGCCCACTAAGCAATCTCTGGTCACTGATACAATCAGATGCAAGTATTACAAAtgcaggtattttaaaataggttttgtttatgtttgtCCCCATATTAACTGTCACTGATTTACTGTGGGATGTTTGGGACTTTCCAGAGGGGTCATGCTGAACTGAActaaaggttttattttccatgtgtttcAGTTTCTCCCGCAGTTAAATAGCAGTATGGTATTCTCACTGGAATGAGCATTGcaaattttggaaaatacaaGACAGAAATGGAAGCTAACATGAGAATTGAGTACTTATTCTCGGTTTTACTATTATGCTTGCGCAAAAGTTGGGAATAaaactgatttgtttttcacCGCTTTTCATCTTGTTGGCAAAACGTTCAGATTGAtttgagtttttattttcataggcATTGGAAGTGGCATGGTTTATCTGCCTGCAGTGGTCATGGTAGGacaatattttcagaagagaagagCGCTTGCACAGGGACTCAGTACCACGGGAACAGGATTTGGAGCTTTCCTAATGACTGCCTTACTGAAGTACCTTTGCATTGAATTTGGGTGGAGGAATGCCATGTTCATCCAGGGCGCCATCTCCCTGAACCTTTGTGTCTGCGGGGCACTTATGAGACCACTCTCTCACAAAGACATTGTTAGTGAAAAATACGTTGTGAGAAGTAATAGTGAAGATAATCAGGCAAAAGTTCTGTCCCACTCTGCAGAGACTATAAAATCTAATGGAGTCCTCAGtgaagaaccagaaaaaaaagaagcagcaacaaaTGAAGAAGTGCTTGACAGTGTTCAGCACATAGAAATTGGAGGTAAATCTAGAAGCGGAAGGAATATGTACGGACTGCGCATTCTTAAGACAGTGAGCCAGCTGACAGTTACAGTCAGAAAGGGCTTTGCAATATGGTACTCCAGCTACTTTGGAGCTGCATCACTGTTTACCAATAGAGTATTTGTGGCCTTTATAATTTGGGCTTTGTTTGCCTATAGCAGCTTTGTCATTCCCTTTATTCATCTTCCAGAAATAGTCAAGCAGTACAACTTATCTAGTCAGAACAATATATTTCCTTTGACATCCATTATAGCCATTGTTCATATTTTTGGTAAAGTGATACTTGGAATCATCTCTGATCTCCCATGCATCAGCACATGGAACGTCTTCCTCATGGCTAACTTTACCCTGGTCACCTGCATTCTTACTTTGCCGCTAATGCAAACATATGTTAGCCTGGCTGTGGTTTGTGCTCTAATAGGATTTTCTAGTGGCTATTTTTCTCTAATGCCTGTTGTGACTGAAGATTTAGTTGGAACTAAACACCTTGCAAATGCCTATGGCATCATCATTTGTGCCAACGGAATATCTGCATTGTTTGGACCACCCTTTGCAGGTAAAAAGTTCAAATTGCTAACCAACAGATATTTGTATAATAACCGTGTGACTTGTTATATTATTAAGCTTTCTTATGGTATGAGTATGTGTAGTTAACAAAATTACAGCTGCTCCAGGAAGGACCGTAACATCCAGCTTTACATTGTACAAATTTACAGATCCCATCTGCTGGGTACCAGCTCACTATTCACACATGACAAATTACAATCCTTGCAAATAACCCCAAATCTATTACAATCTATCCTTTCAATGGTATGTGTCCTCAGAATATTATcatatacttttttaaaatgggaaaggtTTAAcctatttttatgtgttttgtttagTATATGCACTAAATATACTCATGCCTCTATCTAGATGAAAAAATGATGAATAATTTTCAGGGTAGGCAGGTGTTTGTACCATAGTATTACGCCCAAGAACTATAAAGTGTGTTTGGGCGTCACCACTCTGTTGATTTAACTAACTTAGTTTTGCCTTCCTTCAGCTGGAAGTACCTACTTTGGGGACTGCACTGCTCATGATCTCTTTACTGTCATCCACAGCAGAAGTATATGTATGTTATCCCTAAAGTTACTTAGGTTTAAACAAACATTCATTATAAATTTTCTCATAGAAAGAGGCGGGGAAGTACAGAAGAGATCTAGGTACTGATTGTCAATACTATAGCCAGACTACAGCTATCTTTTACAGAGATGcaaatcagaagaaagcagcaagaaacCTTGTGAGTAATGGCTGTGATCAGCCAGGGATCACACTAGGCTGACCTGAAGCTATTAGCAGCACAAGCAACCCAGCAAAGCGACAACACTCTCACGTTCTCTCCCCACTACTGAGTGAGCCAATACGATTTAGAAGAAAGCTCATTCAGTGccctttgaaaagcagcagtgttttaCTCTACGATATAGTCTTTCAGCACCTCTCAGTCTGTGCTGAACATGTCTTTGTATTTGGTCATTAGTAACAAAGCAAATAGGATGCAAGTAGTTGATGTCAAAAAAGCGTCTGATCTTGGGGTTACATCCAAATGCAACCAGCATGACATGAGGGAATTTTGCTATTTTGGGCTCTCAAACCTTTCTGAATTaactttaatgtatttttgcaaaggAATTAAGGTTGGAATGAGAGTAATTGCAGTACTGAGATTGTATCTCTTAAAAAGTCTTTTATCGGTATGTGAGTCTTTCAGAAAGCTAATGGGAATGTGTGTGCTTGCACAAAGCACAGCATTTGAACTAGCCTGCAATATCAGGCATTTTACAAAGACAATACCAGGGTGGAAGAACTAATTGGTTTGGGATTCcaaaatgtctattttaaaGTCAGACCTGTTTTAACTTGTTTGGAAAATGTACAGTTTTAGAGAGAAGGTTGCTTGGCTTCTTAGGATGGCACATAGCTAGAGTCCCATTTTTAGACTTCCGTGATACTTAAATGAGGGGATAGGTTTTGCactggttttgggttttggtgaaTGAACAAGAGATTCTGTTAATGTTATGTTTCCATTTGTAGTAGCATCTAGAGGAGGAGACAATCACCACCTCTTTTTTCCACACAACATCTATGGATTTGACTGAAATGTCATGAGAGAAATGTGCAGTATTTTTCGTATTTTCCCATGCAATGTACCTTGTTGTCAAGGTTTGTAACGAACATGTTTTGTCCTTATTTTGCAGGCTGGATCTATGACATCACACATAAATacgatttttctttttacatatcTGGCTTGCTATACATGGTgggaataatatttttacttaTACAACCTTGTAttcaaaagaaacaaccaagagaaaaatctaCAGAAGAAGCACAAGTATAGAACAAATGCcagaagtttttttctgaatttttttgtttttatgtttctaTTGTATGACAGTatgaagctgtttttcttatgGAACCAACCACATTGAGCTGTACTTAAGTGAAAAGCAAATGTGCTCCAAAATGCCaataaattattagaaatatgcttttaaaatgagttaaGGTCTTTTACTTTAGGACTAACAAATACAGCGATTAAAAGCACCCTGCTAGTCTTAAAATTGGAACAATGCTAGGAGCCTTTACCCTTGCTTCTCTTTTAACTTTTCACCACTACCCATTGGTGAAACTCCATTGACTGCAGTGCAGTTACTCCTGATTTACACTAGTCCTACAAGAGAATTTGATCAGGATATGAATGGTTTGTAAAAGTCCTTCCTACTACGTATTCTGTCTGATAAAAGATTAGTTACTGAGTATGAGAAAATGATTGTATTTCTTACCTGGCTAGTCAAGTACTGTTGAAATGCTGGTACAGTAATTCAGTTAATTCAGTgtattaaaattactatttctgtcatgcaaaactgaagaaaagttcttatatttttctgaaacaactCTCTacttcaaggatttttttattttatttttttaaagtatcaacTGCATAATAAGGTAGCCATCTTCAATACATAGGCGGCATTATAAATGCTGTGATACTTAATGtttctgaagtaaaacaaacataaaagcaaaaccaggcaacatatggaaaatattcacaaactggaaaatgtttccAGGAACAGTTTGAAGTTTCTGGCTGCTTACCTAATTAGAGGTATTGTAGAACTTCGTAACGTTGCCATTGACTCCTTCCATGGGACTTGTTTGTCAAGTAAACAGTACTAAAGAAACAGAGCTGGGCAAAATTGGCCAAATACAGTTTTAGAAAGAACTGGACTACAGCATGCTAAATTTTGttacaattaatttaattatgaGCAGTCATATTGCTGCTCAATGTATGCCATGAACTGTCTAAGACTGGTGGCATTTGAGATGTTTATTCACTAGAAAATTAGATAATCCAGAGCATGGAAGAGCTAAAgaccatttaaaatattcaaataaattttcttaAACAACATTAAGCACCTGGTAATCAATGCAGAATGTTTTGCATGGTGGTACGAGACatacttttttcagctttgagaGTCGAGTCGGATGTTAATTTTCCTATCAAATAAAAGTCACtgtagttttttttcctgctagcCTTATGAAAGTTTTTTCATGGCAAATCAGGTTCTTAGTTTAATACTGATACATGCTGCTGGAATTCTTTAAAACCAATTGATACTGTTCAATTATATTGAACAAATATTGCAAAACAGTTCATTATATCATTATACAGATCTTTTTTATAGCTGCAAGGTTGGTTAAAAAGAAGTTCTGAACTGCAGCTCGTATTGTTCTATATTGGAATTCACTGGCTTCTTAGTTTCACACTTCTACAACTGTTGGCAGGGACATACTTTAAAATAGATCACTGAAATGAGccaagttaaaaaagaaaaccttaagaaaaccccaaactacTTTAAGATTAAAATCAGTTCATTCATATAGGATAGTTATGTATGGcctttaaaattcatattaaaaCAACTGAGGTGGCAGTGAACTGCAACACATGGTGTGAACACGCAGTCAGTAATTTCTTACAATTGGCTTTTTTGTTGGAGAAAATGTTCATGTAAACGACACTTTCACATCAGTTCTTCTGTTAC from Aquila chrysaetos chrysaetos chromosome 10, bAquChr1.4, whole genome shotgun sequence harbors:
- the SLC16A14 gene encoding monocarboxylate transporter 14 produces the protein MYASREDIGYDFGDDSKVGSKPVKPNPNIDGGWAWMIVLSSFLVHILIMGSQMALGILNMEWLEEFNQSRGLTAWVSSLSMGITLIVGPFIGLFISMCGCRKTAIIGGILNALGWILSAYASNVHYLFLTFGVTAGIGSGMVYLPAVVMVGQYFQKRRALAQGLSTTGTGFGAFLMTALLKYLCIEFGWRNAMFIQGAISLNLCVCGALMRPLSHKDIVSEKYVVRSNSEDNQAKVLSHSAETIKSNGVLSEEPEKKEAATNEEVLDSVQHIEIGGKSRSGRNMYGLRILKTVSQLTVTVRKGFAIWYSSYFGAASLFTNRVFVAFIIWALFAYSSFVIPFIHLPEIVKQYNLSSQNNIFPLTSIIAIVHIFGKVILGIISDLPCISTWNVFLMANFTLVTCILTLPLMQTYVSLAVVCALIGFSSGYFSLMPVVTEDLVGTKHLANAYGIIICANGISALFGPPFAGWIYDITHKYDFSFYISGLLYMVGIIFLLIQPCIQKKQPREKSTEEAQV